A window of the Hordeum vulgare subsp. vulgare chromosome 5H, MorexV3_pseudomolecules_assembly, whole genome shotgun sequence genome harbors these coding sequences:
- the LOC123397146 gene encoding uncharacterized protein LOC123397146, with protein MGNRRPGGAPPTSSRSVARGYTEAVSEAPRLRPHGAPASSVSGSPSRSTPLPGDRERGSTGGNVMTPPYDRQQNRAVEEARLGASSLVKKTSVLNSLSRGSEGISGSRMGAEEQLMSEHASNGDAGSSSKKRPRKMDARSYIKSFKTGVRVGAPAAFLYYCSRGKDVKALNLTYKDGRLSQGFPFLENDCLTSTCLHYRLYVLA; from the exons ATGGGGAACAGACGGCCGGGAGGAGCGCCGCCGACCAGCAGCAGGAGCGTGGCGAGGGGCTACACGGAGGCCGTGTCGGAGGCTCCCCGCTTGCGGCCGCATGGAGCCCCAGCCTCATCGGTTTCGGGGAGCCCAAGTCGGAGCACACCCCTTCCTGGTGATCGGGAGAGGGGTTCCACTGGGGGAAATGTGATGACACCGCCTTATGACAGGCAGCAGAACAGAGCGGTGGAGGAAGCGCGGCTCGGAGCGTCGAGCTTGGTTAAGAAGACCAGTGTGCTCAATTCTCTGTCAAGAGGTTCAGAAGGAATCTCTGGCTCTAGGATGGGTGCAGAGGAGCAATTGATGAGTGAGCACGCCAGCAACGGGGATGCTGGCTCTTCCTCGAAGAAGCGGCCAAGAAAAATGGATGCAAGAAGCTACATCAAGAGCTTCAAGACGGGCGTAAGAGTGGGTGCCCCAG CTGCCTTCCTCTACTACTGTAGCCGTGGCAAGGACGTCAAGGCCCTGAACTTGACGTACAAGGATGGCCGGCTGTCCCAG GGCTTTCCGTTCCTTGAGAACGACTGCCTAACCAGCACGTGCCTGCATTACAGACTATACGTGCTGGCTTAG
- the LOC123397147 gene encoding probable calcium-binding protein CML16 gives MKKVFARFETDGDGRISPSELAAVSRAIAPPATKSAGGREVASMMDKLDTDRDGYVDLGEFAAFHGHGRGERELDAELRDAFDVYDINGDGRISDAELSKVVSRIGEGLLVLGVLASRAHTPRCAPSGCGGRR, from the coding sequence ATGAAGAAGGTGTTCGCCCGCTTCGAAACGGATGGGGACGGCAGGATCTCGCCCTCGGAGCTGGCGGCCGTGTCGCGCGCCATCGCGCCGCCGGCCACCAAGTCGGCAGGGGGCCGGGAGGTGGCGTCCATGATGGACAAGCTCGACACCGACCGCGACGGCTACGTGGACCTCGGCGAGTTCGCCGCCTTCCACGGCCACGGCCGCGGGGAGCGCGAGCTGGACGCCGAGCTGCGCGATGCCTTCGACGTCTACGACATCAACGGCGACGGCCGCATCTCCGACGCCGAGCTCAGCAAGGTCGTGTCCCGGATCGGCGAGGGTCTGCTTGTTCTTGGCGTGTTGGCGAGCAGAGCGCATACACCGCGGTGCGCCCCAAGTGGATGTGGTGGGAGGAGGTGA